A portion of the Nitrospirota bacterium genome contains these proteins:
- a CDS encoding DUF433 domain-containing protein gives MAIRNPAVQSNPEVMGGTPVFVGTRVPFQTLLDYIEAGDTLDEFLDDFPTVTREQAITALEQAKEALLADARSAR, from the coding sequence ATGGCGATCAGGAATCCCGCGGTTCAGAGCAATCCCGAGGTCATGGGCGGCACCCCTGTGTTTGTGGGAACGCGCGTGCCTTTCCAGACGCTGCTCGATTACATCGAGGCGGGAGATACTCTCGACGAGTTCCTCGATGACTTCCCGACCGTCACCCGCGAACAGGCCATTACCGCTCTAGAGCAGGCAAAGGAGGCGCTGCTCGCTGATGCGCGTTCTGCTCGATGA
- a CDS encoding DUF5615 family PIN-like protein, translating to MRVLLDECVPRKLKKNLERRDVHTVPEMGWAGKKNGELLRLAAERFDVLLTVDRSLIYQHDLPSVSITVISLDARSNRLADLLPLMPQVRSRLLHIQPGQMIRVGS from the coding sequence ATGCGCGTTCTGCTCGATGAGTGCGTGCCTCGAAAGCTGAAAAAGAATCTGGAAAGACGCGATGTCCACACCGTTCCTGAGATGGGCTGGGCGGGAAAAAAGAACGGGGAACTCTTGCGGCTGGCGGCTGAGAGATTCGACGTGCTTCTGACGGTCGACCGAAGTCTCATCTATCAGCATGATCTACCCAGTGTTTCGATCACCGTTATTTCTCTTGACGCTCGGAGCAACCGGCTGGCTGACTTACTGCCGCTCATGCCGCAGGTTCGCTCTCGGCTCCTTCACATTCAGCCCGGCCAGATGATTCGCGTGGGTTCCTAG
- a CDS encoding ATP-binding protein has protein sequence MQDFEKLGVFYLGRPYDLAKKKPRTGWLLYESKDLVTHAVCVGMTGSGKTGLCLALLEEAAIDGIPALVIDPKGDLGNLLLTFPQLRGEDFAPWINEDDARKKGLSPADYAAQQAELWKKGLASWGQDGERVQRLKEAADFAIYTPGSTAGLPVSILKSFAAPAQAVRDDLELLRERINTAVTGLLGQLGIEADPIQSREHILLATILETAWRQGADLDLGGLIRQIQAPPFAKVGVLALESFYPAKERFGLAMKLNNLLASPGFSSWMKGVPLDADRLLYTPEGKPRIAIVSIAHLTDAERMFVVSLLLNEVVGWMRRQSGTTSLRAVVYMDEIFGYFPPVANPPSKAPLLTLLKQARAFGVGVVLATQNPVDLDYKGLANTGTWFIGRLQTERDKARVLEGLEGVAATTGKRFDRQRMEQLLAGLGNRIFLLNNVHDDALEVFETRWTLSYLRGPLTRNQIKALMEPRKTLDVRRETVEGVRKEDLAQPTGAPLSPDVSPFTSSRPILPPGVPQYFVPVRGVRPKGGPLVYQPMALGSGTVRFVDAKSRVEVTRELVFLAPVTDRPIPVDWEEATEAEVTIADLESSPQEPCRYGDLPSSAGKPKSYEAWGKDFAGWLYRTQAMELFRSPGLNQVSAPGESERDFRIRLQQLAHEQRDLQTERLRAKYAVRFTALQERIRRADQAKEREAEQAKQQHLQTAISFGATLLGAFLGRKTVSATTLGKAATAARGVGRSIKEAKDVARAEENVEALRKQLADLEAQFQVEADALAATFDPLKEELETVTIRPTKANVSVKLLALAWVPTVEDVRRKT, from the coding sequence ATGCAAGACTTCGAAAAGCTCGGCGTGTTCTATCTGGGGCGGCCGTACGACCTGGCGAAGAAGAAGCCCAGGACCGGCTGGCTGCTCTACGAATCCAAGGACCTGGTCACCCACGCGGTCTGCGTCGGGATGACCGGCAGCGGGAAGACCGGCCTCTGCCTGGCGCTGCTGGAGGAGGCGGCGATTGACGGCATCCCGGCCCTGGTGATTGACCCCAAGGGAGACCTGGGCAACCTGCTCCTGACCTTCCCGCAGTTGCGGGGCGAGGACTTCGCGCCTTGGATCAACGAGGACGATGCGCGCAAGAAGGGGCTCTCCCCGGCCGACTATGCGGCGCAGCAAGCGGAGCTGTGGAAGAAGGGACTGGCCTCCTGGGGCCAGGACGGGGAGCGGGTCCAGCGGCTGAAGGAGGCCGCCGACTTCGCGATCTACACGCCAGGGAGCACGGCCGGCCTGCCGGTTTCCATCCTCAAGTCGTTTGCCGCTCCCGCCCAGGCCGTCCGGGACGATCTGGAGTTGCTCCGCGAGCGGATCAACACGGCCGTGACCGGCCTCCTGGGGCAGCTGGGGATCGAGGCCGATCCGATCCAGAGCCGGGAGCACATCCTGCTCGCGACCATCCTCGAAACGGCCTGGAGGCAGGGGGCCGATCTGGACCTGGGCGGGCTGATCCGGCAGATCCAGGCCCCGCCCTTCGCCAAGGTCGGGGTTCTGGCCCTGGAGTCCTTCTACCCGGCGAAAGAACGGTTCGGCCTGGCCATGAAGCTGAACAACCTTCTGGCCTCGCCCGGCTTCTCGTCCTGGATGAAAGGGGTGCCGCTGGACGCGGATCGGCTCCTCTACACGCCGGAGGGGAAGCCCCGCATCGCCATCGTCTCGATCGCGCATCTGACCGACGCCGAGCGGATGTTCGTCGTCTCCCTGCTGCTGAACGAGGTGGTCGGCTGGATGCGCCGACAGTCCGGCACGACCAGCCTGCGGGCGGTCGTCTACATGGATGAGATCTTCGGCTACTTCCCGCCCGTCGCCAACCCGCCGTCCAAGGCTCCGTTGCTGACGCTGCTCAAACAGGCCCGGGCCTTTGGGGTCGGGGTGGTCCTGGCCACCCAGAATCCGGTGGACCTGGACTACAAGGGGCTGGCTAATACTGGCACTTGGTTCATCGGACGGCTCCAGACGGAGCGGGACAAGGCCCGGGTGCTGGAAGGACTGGAAGGAGTCGCGGCCACAACGGGCAAGAGGTTCGATCGGCAGAGGATGGAGCAGCTTCTGGCCGGACTGGGCAATCGGATTTTCCTCCTGAACAACGTGCACGACGACGCGCTGGAGGTGTTCGAAACGCGCTGGACCCTCTCCTACCTCCGCGGTCCGCTGACGCGGAATCAGATCAAGGCGCTCATGGAGCCGCGTAAGACGTTAGACGTGAGACGTGAGACGGTAGAAGGAGTTCGGAAAGAAGATCTCGCCCAACCGACCGGCGCACCTCTGTCGCCTGACGTTTCACCTTTCACGTCTTCACGTCCGATCCTGCCGCCCGGCGTTCCCCAGTACTTCGTGCCGGTCCGGGGCGTGCGGCCGAAGGGCGGCCCCCTGGTCTATCAACCGATGGCGCTCGGCTCCGGAACGGTGCGCTTCGTGGACGCCAAGAGCAGGGTGGAGGTGACGCGCGAGCTGGTCTTCCTGGCCCCCGTCACCGATCGTCCGATTCCGGTGGATTGGGAGGAAGCGACGGAGGCCGAGGTAACCATCGCCGACCTGGAGTCGTCACCCCAGGAGCCATGCCGGTATGGGGACTTGCCGTCTTCGGCGGGCAAGCCCAAGAGCTACGAAGCCTGGGGGAAGGACTTCGCTGGCTGGCTCTACCGAACCCAGGCAATGGAACTGTTCCGCAGCCCCGGCCTGAACCAGGTGTCCGCCCCAGGCGAATCGGAGCGGGACTTCCGGATCAGGCTCCAGCAACTGGCGCACGAGCAGCGGGACCTGCAAACCGAGCGGCTGCGGGCGAAGTACGCGGTCCGATTCACCGCGCTCCAGGAGCGGATCCGGCGCGCCGATCAGGCCAAGGAGCGGGAGGCGGAGCAGGCCAAGCAGCAGCACCTGCAGACCGCGATTTCCTTCGGCGCGACGCTGCTCGGGGCGTTTCTGGGGAGAAAGACGGTCAGCGCGACGACCCTGGGCAAGGCCGCGACCGCCGCCCGCGGCGTGGGCCGCTCGATCAAGGAGGCGAAGGACGTGGCCCGGGCGGAGGAGAACGTCGAAGCGCTCCGGAAGCAACTGGCCGATCTGGAGGCACAGTTCCAGGTTGAGGCTGACGCGCTCGCCGCGACCTTCGATCCGCTCAAGGAGGAGCTGGAAACCGTGACGATCCGGCCCACGAAGGCCAACGTTTCCGTGAAGCTGCTCGCGCTGGCCTGGGTGCCTACCGTAGAAGACGTGAGACGTAAGACGTGA
- a CDS encoding outer membrane protein transport protein gives MAARQSAPRLRAREPARPRRDRLAGPASGWGPAILIAVLVTLLTSAPARATNGLNLIGSGGISSDLAGADTAVATDFSAMNTNPAGMTQVKTQHAGLSVTMLQPQLRLRNSSTNREGENDPLIIPNAGYIRHIADTPVTVGIGFFTVGGTASDFRDVRTALGTTDKTSSQIRHYKLTPSIAYQVTDKLSLGVALAISYSDVSLAVLPNTPTGFETTGKCDRMNGVAPPGSCAYAFALTPKFGAMYQMNEMVTLGLAYTMAAPLPFSRGQITRNQVGIGKVTYDADVNGFKWPADLSAGVALRPNKDLLLSFKFQWINWDAALNNVVINLKNGNNAAMPTDQIVLQYQWRDQYVTAIGASYDVTDRLNVHAGYNFGNNPVPKSTLDPTSANITVHHFAGGAWYHLAKTLRLDGNFTYALTNNVTYDSARYGNNTTLSVGGYEALVTLSYWPE, from the coding sequence GTGGCAGCGCGTCAATCAGCCCCTCGCCTCCGCGCACGGGAGCCGGCTCGCCCCAGGCGGGATCGGCTGGCCGGCCCCGCTTCCGGCTGGGGCCCGGCCATTCTGATCGCGGTGCTGGTGACGCTCCTCACGTCCGCGCCGGCCCGGGCCACGAACGGCCTCAACCTGATCGGCTCCGGGGGCATCTCCTCCGACCTGGCCGGTGCCGACACCGCCGTGGCCACGGATTTCTCGGCCATGAACACGAACCCGGCCGGGATGACCCAGGTCAAGACCCAGCACGCCGGCCTCTCCGTGACCATGCTCCAGCCGCAGTTGCGGCTCAGGAACAGCTCGACCAACCGCGAGGGCGAGAACGATCCGCTCATCATCCCGAACGCCGGGTACATCCGGCACATCGCCGACACCCCGGTGACGGTGGGAATCGGCTTCTTCACCGTGGGCGGGACCGCCTCCGATTTCCGGGACGTGCGGACCGCGCTCGGCACGACCGACAAGACCTCCAGCCAGATCCGCCACTACAAGCTGACCCCCAGCATCGCCTACCAGGTGACGGACAAGCTCTCGCTGGGAGTCGCCCTGGCCATCTCCTATTCGGACGTGTCCCTGGCGGTCCTGCCCAACACGCCGACCGGATTCGAGACCACCGGCAAATGCGACCGGATGAACGGCGTGGCCCCGCCAGGCTCCTGTGCCTACGCCTTCGCGCTCACCCCGAAATTCGGGGCGATGTATCAGATGAACGAGATGGTGACGCTGGGCCTCGCCTACACGATGGCGGCGCCGCTGCCGTTCAGCCGGGGACAGATCACCCGCAACCAGGTAGGGATCGGCAAGGTGACCTACGACGCGGACGTGAACGGGTTCAAGTGGCCGGCCGACCTGTCCGCCGGGGTCGCCCTCCGGCCGAACAAGGACCTGCTCCTTTCGTTCAAGTTCCAATGGATCAACTGGGACGCCGCGCTGAACAACGTGGTGATCAACCTCAAGAACGGCAACAACGCCGCCATGCCCACCGACCAGATCGTCCTGCAGTACCAGTGGCGGGACCAGTACGTGACCGCGATCGGAGCCTCCTACGACGTGACCGATCGGTTGAACGTGCACGCCGGCTACAACTTCGGGAACAACCCGGTCCCGAAGAGCACCCTCGACCCGACCTCGGCCAACATCACCGTGCACCACTTCGCGGGCGGCGCCTGGTACCACCTGGCCAAGACCTTGCGGCTGGACGGCAACTTCACCTACGCGCTCACCAACAACGTCACCTACGACAGCGCCAGGTACGGCAACAACACCACGCTCTCGGTGGGCGGCTACGAGGCCCTGGTCACCCTGAGCTACTGGCCGGAATAA
- a CDS encoding TIGR00645 family protein, whose translation MSNVAQPSHVPAAVPGSGGGVSRIEHGFEIVVFASRWIQAPLYGGLIVAELLYAYKFITELWHMVAEIRELPETIFMLGVLSLVDITMVANLLTMVVIGGYATFVSKLDLEGHRDRPDWLSHVDPGTIKVKLAASLIGISSIHLLKAFVNIANVSQEHVKWQILIHLTFLGSAILLATTDKLMQKEKRH comes from the coding sequence ATGTCGAACGTCGCCCAGCCGTCCCATGTCCCAGCCGCCGTGCCTGGCTCCGGAGGCGGTGTCAGCCGGATCGAGCACGGCTTCGAAATCGTCGTTTTCGCCAGCCGGTGGATCCAGGCGCCGCTGTACGGCGGTCTGATCGTGGCGGAGCTGCTGTACGCGTACAAGTTCATCACCGAACTGTGGCACATGGTCGCCGAGATTCGAGAGCTGCCTGAGACGATCTTCATGCTCGGCGTGCTGTCGCTGGTGGACATCACGATGGTGGCCAACCTGTTGACGATGGTCGTGATCGGCGGCTACGCGACGTTCGTGAGCAAGCTGGACCTGGAGGGACACCGGGACCGGCCCGACTGGCTGAGCCACGTGGATCCCGGCACGATCAAGGTCAAGCTGGCGGCCTCGTTGATCGGAATCTCCAGCATCCACCTGCTCAAAGCCTTCGTCAACATCGCCAACGTCAGCCAGGAGCACGTCAAGTGGCAGATCCTGATCCACCTGACGTTCCTCGGGTCGGCGATTCTGCTGGCTACCACGGACAAGCTGATGCAGAAGGAGAAGCGGCACTGA
- a CDS encoding PAS domain S-box protein, which produces MDPPLRQAETFGNAEPAPMDPASGPSGLGSQALRAEQIRLLYLNAPFGLIAIVVNSLILTVIQWPVVTTTALLGWLAYTLALASGRFLLVRRFRRRQPAPSAMSRWGRLFVAGAALSGLGWGSTALFLFPEHSIAHQVFLSFVLAGMTAGAVTTLSPVREAFLSFAIPTLVPLALRFLAQGDPLGYAMGGMVALFTVIMAFVARKMHDTLATSLTLRFANEGLIADLTRQVEERRRAQEALRHAHDELEDRVRQRTEELAGAVERLQSENVERARVEAALRESEARFRSIIESTPDGVIVSDQQGTILLCNGSVESIFGYGRGELTGLPLTCLMPERFREPHLRGLERLVSTGESSLIGKTVVMTGLRKDGGEFPLELELSSWQAGTRRYVSAIIRDITERQRVEHQLWQAQKMEAIGRLAGGVAHDFNNLLTVIVGQCALLLRRIGPEDPARRKIEVIANAGERATSLTRQLLAFSRQQVLEPKVLDLNAMIAKVAPLLQHLIGEDIQLTTSLEPNLGCIRADPGQTEQVILNLAANARDAMPGGGRLTIETRSVHLDKAVEPASPPIQPGTYVTLAVKDTGFGMDADTLARIFDPFFTTKAPGKGTGLGLATVYGIVEQSGGAILASSEPGQGSTFRIYWPRAEGTGEAADSPAPHSDAVIGSPTILLVEDEPMVRELAADILREIGYTVLEAGNGHAALQVCQRHSGQIHLLLTDVVMPGMSGKELADRLLAVRPGLRVLYMSGYADHPSLHHDFWQNDMDFLPKPFTEKTLTRKVREALKQ; this is translated from the coding sequence ATGGACCCTCCCTTGCGGCAGGCGGAGACGTTCGGCAACGCCGAGCCCGCTCCCATGGACCCGGCCTCGGGCCCATCCGGCTTGGGCTCTCAGGCGCTCCGCGCCGAGCAGATTCGGCTGCTCTATCTCAACGCCCCCTTCGGCCTCATCGCGATCGTCGTCAACAGCCTGATCCTGACCGTCATCCAGTGGCCCGTCGTGACCACGACCGCGCTCCTGGGCTGGCTCGCCTATACGCTGGCGCTGGCCAGCGGGCGTTTTCTGCTGGTGCGCCGGTTCCGCCGGCGCCAACCGGCCCCTTCCGCCATGAGCCGGTGGGGCCGGCTCTTCGTCGCCGGCGCCGCCCTCTCCGGCCTGGGGTGGGGCTCAACTGCGCTGTTCCTGTTTCCCGAACACTCCATCGCGCATCAGGTCTTTCTCTCGTTCGTGCTCGCGGGCATGACTGCGGGGGCGGTCACTACCCTGTCCCCCGTCAGGGAAGCGTTCCTCAGCTTCGCGATCCCGACCCTGGTGCCGCTCGCTCTGCGCTTTCTGGCTCAGGGGGACCCTCTCGGATATGCCATGGGCGGGATGGTGGCCCTCTTCACGGTCATCATGGCGTTCGTCGCCCGCAAGATGCACGACACGTTGGCCACCTCCCTGACCCTCCGGTTCGCCAACGAGGGCCTGATCGCCGACCTCACCCGGCAGGTCGAAGAGCGGCGGAGAGCCCAGGAGGCGCTCCGTCACGCGCACGACGAGTTGGAGGACCGGGTCCGGCAACGAACCGAGGAGCTGGCCGGCGCCGTCGAGCGCCTTCAATCTGAAAACGTCGAGCGGGCCAGAGTCGAGGCGGCGCTTCGAGAGTCCGAGGCCCGATTCCGCTCGATCATCGAATCCACCCCCGACGGGGTCATCGTCTCGGATCAGCAGGGCACCATACTCCTGTGCAACGGCAGCGTCGAGAGCATCTTCGGGTACGGCCGGGGCGAATTGACCGGCCTGCCCCTGACGTGCCTGATGCCGGAGCGATTCCGGGAGCCTCACCTCCGCGGCCTGGAGCGGCTCGTCTCAACCGGCGAGTCCTCGCTGATCGGCAAAACCGTCGTCATGACGGGGCTGCGGAAGGACGGCGGCGAGTTTCCCCTGGAGCTGGAGCTCTCAAGCTGGCAGGCGGGCACCCGGCGGTATGTCAGCGCGATCATCCGCGACATCACCGAACGGCAGCGTGTCGAGCACCAGCTTTGGCAGGCCCAGAAGATGGAAGCGATCGGGAGGTTGGCCGGCGGCGTGGCCCACGACTTCAACAATCTGCTGACCGTCATCGTGGGACAATGCGCGCTGCTGCTCCGGCGAATCGGGCCCGAGGACCCGGCGCGGCGAAAGATCGAGGTCATCGCCAACGCGGGGGAGCGGGCGACCTCTCTCACCCGTCAGCTTCTGGCCTTCAGCCGGCAGCAAGTCCTGGAACCCAAGGTGCTGGATCTGAACGCGATGATCGCCAAGGTGGCGCCGTTGCTCCAGCACCTGATCGGCGAGGACATCCAACTCACGACCTCCCTGGAGCCGAACCTGGGCTGCATCAGGGCCGATCCCGGACAGACCGAGCAGGTCATCTTGAACCTGGCCGCCAACGCGCGCGACGCCATGCCCGGCGGCGGCCGTCTGACGATCGAGACCCGAAGCGTCCATCTGGACAAGGCGGTCGAGCCCGCCTCCCCGCCCATCCAACCGGGGACCTACGTCACGCTCGCGGTCAAAGACACGGGGTTCGGCATGGACGCGGACACGCTCGCCCGCATCTTCGATCCCTTCTTCACCACCAAGGCTCCCGGCAAGGGGACCGGTCTGGGGCTCGCCACCGTGTACGGGATCGTCGAGCAGAGCGGGGGCGCGATTTTGGCATCCAGCGAGCCCGGCCAGGGATCCACGTTCCGGATCTACTGGCCCCGCGCCGAAGGAACCGGCGAGGCCGCCGATTCCCCCGCGCCCCATTCCGACGCCGTCATTGGCTCCCCCACGATCCTGCTCGTCGAAGACGAGCCCATGGTGCGCGAGCTGGCGGCGGACATTCTCCGGGAAATCGGCTACACGGTGCTGGAAGCCGGGAACGGCCACGCCGCGCTGCAGGTCTGCCAGAGGCATTCCGGTCAGATCCACCTGCTGCTCACCGACGTCGTGATGCCGGGCATGAGCGGGAAGGAGCTCGCGGACCGTCTTCTGGCCGTCCGCCCTGGCCTGAGAGTCCTCTACATGTCCGGATACGCGGACCATCCGAGCCTGCACCACGACTTCTGGCAGAACGACATGGATTTTCTCCCCAAGCCCTTCACCGAGAAGACCCTCACGCGCAAGGTCCGGGAAGCCCTGAAACAATGA
- a CDS encoding response regulator — MASPLHILHVEDNPSDAALVQGMLEAEGLTLDVARVESRETFLSALEENSFDLIFCDFTLPSFDGKSALALARQRYPDIPFIFISGTIGEEAAIEALKAGATDYVLKTRLARLVPVVRRAVHEAKERHERKKAEETQRRLLAILEATTDFVGTADRDGRPLYVNQAGRKLLGIGEGEDISGTVISDYHPDWAKQLVMAEGLPTALRAGVWSGETALLTRDGREVPVSQVILSHRNAAGEVEYYSTIARDISEHKRLEEQLRQSQKMEAVGRLAGGVAHDFNNLLMVIKGYSELLLTRTDLDVQLRKEVEEIGKAGERAAALTRQLLAFSRKQVLQPAILDLKVVLANMDNLLRRVIGEDIILKTVSDPVLGRVKADPGQIEQVIMNLATNARDAMPQGGHLTVELRNVELDETYAQTHIGATPGRYVMLAVSDTGCGMDAATRARIFEPFFTTKEPGKGTGLGLATVYGIVKQSAGHVWVYSEPGRGTTFKVYLPRTEETAVSSATEAAGVAPPLGTETILLVEDDERVRQLVGDMLKQYGYTVLIAQDGKEALRIAQEHKGVLHLLVTDVVMPGMSGRILAGRIALLRPEEVKVIYMSGYTDDAIVHHGVLDADVVFLQKPFSPETLGRKIREVLDAPRNQRGAG; from the coding sequence ATGGCCTCGCCCCTGCACATCCTCCACGTGGAAGACAATCCCTCCGACGCTGCGCTCGTGCAGGGCATGCTGGAAGCGGAAGGCCTGACGCTCGATGTCGCTCGCGTCGAGAGCCGCGAGACTTTCCTGTCGGCCCTGGAGGAAAACAGCTTCGACCTGATCTTCTGCGATTTCACGCTCCCATCCTTCGACGGCAAGTCGGCGCTGGCCCTGGCACGGCAGCGATATCCGGACATTCCGTTCATCTTCATCTCCGGCACCATCGGCGAGGAAGCGGCGATCGAGGCGCTCAAAGCCGGCGCCACCGACTACGTCCTCAAGACCCGCCTCGCCCGGCTGGTGCCGGTGGTGCGCCGCGCCGTCCATGAAGCGAAGGAACGGCATGAGCGCAAGAAGGCGGAAGAGACGCAACGGCGTCTCTTGGCCATTCTCGAGGCGACCACGGATTTCGTGGGAACCGCGGACAGGGACGGCCGTCCCCTGTACGTCAACCAGGCCGGCCGGAAGCTGCTAGGGATCGGGGAGGGCGAGGACATCTCGGGCACGGTCATTTCCGATTACCACCCTGACTGGGCGAAACAGCTCGTGATGGCGGAAGGCCTTCCCACCGCCCTGCGTGCGGGGGTCTGGAGCGGCGAGACCGCCCTGCTCACCCGAGACGGGCGCGAGGTGCCGGTCTCCCAGGTCATCCTCAGTCACAGGAACGCCGCGGGAGAGGTGGAGTACTACTCCACGATCGCCCGGGACATTTCGGAGCACAAGCGCCTGGAGGAGCAGTTGCGCCAATCCCAGAAGATGGAGGCGGTCGGGAGACTGGCCGGGGGAGTGGCCCACGATTTCAACAACCTGCTGATGGTCATCAAGGGCTACAGCGAGCTCCTCCTGACGCGGACGGACCTGGACGTCCAGCTCCGGAAGGAGGTCGAGGAAATCGGCAAGGCCGGCGAGCGCGCCGCCGCGTTGACCAGGCAGTTGTTGGCCTTCAGCCGCAAGCAGGTGCTCCAACCGGCGATCTTGGATCTGAAGGTCGTGCTCGCCAACATGGACAACCTGCTGCGGCGGGTCATCGGCGAGGACATCATCCTCAAGACGGTGAGCGACCCAGTGCTGGGCCGCGTGAAAGCCGATCCCGGGCAGATCGAGCAGGTCATCATGAACCTGGCCACCAATGCCCGGGATGCGATGCCGCAAGGGGGGCATCTGACCGTCGAGCTCAGAAACGTGGAGCTCGACGAAACCTATGCGCAGACCCACATCGGCGCCACCCCAGGCCGCTACGTGATGCTGGCGGTCAGCGACACGGGGTGCGGGATGGATGCGGCCACCCGGGCCAGGATCTTCGAGCCGTTCTTCACGACGAAGGAACCGGGCAAGGGGACCGGCCTGGGCCTGGCCACCGTTTACGGCATCGTGAAGCAAAGCGCCGGGCACGTCTGGGTCTACAGCGAGCCGGGCCGCGGCACCACCTTCAAGGTCTACCTGCCGCGGACAGAGGAAACCGCTGTATCAAGCGCCACGGAAGCCGCAGGCGTTGCGCCGCCGCTCGGGACGGAAACCATCCTGCTGGTGGAAGATGACGAGAGAGTCCGGCAACTGGTCGGCGACATGCTCAAGCAATACGGCTATACCGTGCTGATCGCCCAGGACGGCAAGGAGGCCCTGCGCATCGCTCAGGAGCACAAAGGCGTCCTGCACTTGCTGGTGACCGACGTGGTCATGCCGGGGATGAGCGGCCGCATCCTGGCCGGACGCATCGCGCTCTTGCGCCCGGAAGAGGTAAAGGTGATCTACATGTCCGGATATACGGACGACGCCATCGTGCACCATGGGGTGTTGGACGCGGACGTGGTCTTCCTCCAGAAGCCCTTCTCGCCCGAAACCCTGGGACGCAAAATCCGGGAGGTGCTGGACGCTCCTCGGAACCAGCGAGGCGCCGGCTGA
- a CDS encoding response regulator: MTDLKRILLAEDNPKDVELTLAALEELHLANEVLVVNDGSEALDYLYSRGKFKMRAPDNPAVMLLDIKMPKVDGLEVLRTMKADARLKTIPVVILTSSREEKDLVEGYELGANAYVVKPIDFQQFIDAVQQLGTFWAIINEPPPGSAPKPK, encoded by the coding sequence ATGACAGACCTGAAACGCATCCTGCTGGCGGAAGACAATCCCAAGGACGTGGAGCTGACCCTGGCCGCGTTGGAGGAGCTGCACCTCGCCAACGAGGTGCTGGTCGTCAACGACGGCTCCGAGGCCCTGGACTATCTCTACAGCCGCGGGAAGTTCAAAATGCGCGCCCCCGACAACCCGGCCGTGATGCTGCTGGACATCAAGATGCCCAAGGTGGACGGGCTCGAAGTGCTCCGCACGATGAAGGCCGATGCGCGGCTCAAAACGATCCCCGTCGTGATCCTGACCTCCTCGCGCGAGGAGAAGGATCTCGTGGAAGGGTACGAGCTGGGCGCCAACGCCTACGTCGTGAAGCCCATCGATTTCCAGCAGTTCATCGACGCGGTCCAGCAACTGGGAACCTTCTGGGCCATCATCAACGAACCGCCGCCTGGAAGCGCGCCGAAACCCAAGTGA